Within the Medicago truncatula cultivar Jemalong A17 chromosome 4, MtrunA17r5.0-ANR, whole genome shotgun sequence genome, the region ggaataccgggttcgattcctaGAAGAATAACgtttggccagtgcgcatgcctctacgcatgagccggattagtcgccctTCTTTGATAGGTTGGAAACCAGTgcgaaaggaaaaaaaaaattatgcgcTTTCATAGTACTTCCCATTATCCACTAtgtaaacactttttttttttttttagaggcaCTATGAAAACACTTTTGTGTTGTGTAAGGTCTCTACAATGGTTGACTTCTAGGATTTTTCAATTCACATACAATCActataatgatataaagttattgatagatgattaatatatctcatttaaaaaattcGTGTGAGGTGTTGAGTTGGATTACACTTCGCtcccttaaaaattaaatatgtattaCACTTTAAcccattttaatataaataaatattttataatgacAATTATCTTTAAATTACTGCTTTATGTCAAACAGAATTCAAGtcaccatttaaaaaatcaatttaattcctTTCTAACTTCACatttcaatgataattaaatttaattattcaattattaattttatgattttagaatatagaattgtattttattttttttattaattttaatcatttgcgcaacagttttttattttggatgaaattcaatatttatattttatcttattttgattcattatttataatatgttgataataatattttgttttccttcaaaaaaatattatgaataaaaaataattaaaaaatatgtgtattagaagtttaattaatattaaaatgggTTAAAAAGTTTAACAAGGGAGGTGAGTGAAAATTTAAACATAAGaagggaggggaatgtaatttaATCAACTGTTAGGGAAGGAGTGcataattttctttaatatatttggAATATGAGGAGAGGGTAAATGTATAATTTAAGCATTTTTAGGAGAGAGAAATGCAATTTATTAAAGTTGttatgatgatgataaaattctatttcaacaaataaaaattagcaTCATAGAAGTTTCAATAGCAAGATGTAAGATCAAAGTGAAGCTTAACGGTATTGATTTCTTTGAGTCTATTAATttgtattcatttttatttcaataatgtTGCAAGGAATTTTGGTTATGACTAGATGAAGGTTttgtaaaagttattttttttaatttttttacaagagttCTGTAAAAGCTATAAGCAAGCAAATTCATATAATTCTAAgcgcatcattttttttttgttaaacttaCTCAAATTCTTGATATTGGCCTAATAACAATGTTATCACGCTAACAACCCATTTGGGTTGATCTGGTGGTGTTGGTTTGCGATGAGTTTACTCTACTCAAGGTTTCAGATTCAATTCTCCTTGGTATCAGTTTCGATGAGATactttgacttcttaaaaaaacaatattatcacatttttatatacatcatcaatgtaaacaagggtgacactattaatcaatcatatcatcaaGTCATTAGAAACATTTGACTTTAAACATAATCAATGACAAATACATTTACTCATTGGTTTAGAGACCAATTTAGTGACCTATAACAAAATGAAGTCACTATCGGTCTTTATATAGCAATTTCAAACTTATGCGCTATAAACATCTATTGCGGTCATTCGAGATGATTGAATCTGCTAAAAACTAGAGGTTTGACCTTGACAAACATAGCCTAAAAACTAGAAGATTGAAAAATATTCTATGTGCATCATTAAAACTCGTCTATTGCGGTCAGTTGtggattcaattttttttaagtttaacaattaattttttctatataaagtctcttcttagtttttttaacacgtGTTCTTAAGCCGCATGTTAACAAGACCATTCTAAAAAGTCCACAATTTAGTCGTTTGTGATAGCAAATAATGAGCCTGGATTGTCTGCACTTCAGTGATGATTCCACTTAATTTCACACCATAATCAATCCCAGTCATAAATTGTGATCAAATGAATGATATAGACATTCATTAAATCCATTTTAAATGATCTCAATCATTGATTTCAATAGGACATTCGAGATCAATAGCTGTGTTCCACACATACAACAACCAATATGTTTCCAATACAACAACTCCAATATTGTCTGTTGTTGATACAACGAAAAACTTGACGTGAgcatatttttgttggatatgtaCCCATCATCGGATTATAAAATGACATGTCATATTTttgcattaattaatttaaaaataaattttgcctACGAGTATCGATATCCAACTGAACTTCAGTTACCTAAAAATTGACCTAATTTGAAACTGTTTAATGTAGAATAATAATGTAATCCATTTCCtaattttctgaattttttatatattgggAAATTAAGAGTCACTGATATAAAATATGGGTTCTTGTGTTGTTTCTTTACTTTATTGTAGCTCTGGAACATCAGGTGGGGAAAGAAAATTGATGCCAACAATAGAAGAAGACCTAGAAAGGAGATCATTACTTTATAGCCTTTTAATGCCAGTGATGGACCAATATGTTCCCAATTTAGACAAAGGAAAAGGAATGTACTTTTTGTTCACAAAATCAGAAGCAAAAACACCTGCTGGATTACTTGCACGACCTGTTTTAACAAGCTACTACAAAAGTTCACACTTTATTAAGAATAAAACACATGAAATCACAAGCCCAATTGAAACCATTCTCTGCCTAGATTTTTACCAAAGCATGTATTCTCAAATCCTTTGTGGTCTTTATCAAAACGAACAAGTTCTTCGTGTCGGTGCTGTTTTTGCTTCCGGTTTCATTCGGGCTATTAAATTCCTCGAAAAACATTGGGTTGGTTTGTGTAACGACATCAAAACGGGTACCATGAATGACGAAATCACTGACCAAGGTGTAAGAGAGTCTGTGATGAAAATACTTAAACCGAATCCAAAGCTTGCGGATTTCGTAGAATTGGAATGCAAGAAAAAGTCATGGAAAGGGATCATTACTAGGTTATGGCCTAACAGTAAGTATGTTGATGTTATTGTTACCGGAACAATGTCGCAGTATATTCCGATTTTGGATTATTATAGCAATGGTCTTCCTCTTGTGTGTACTATGTATGCTTCTTCTGAGTGTTATTTTGGACTTAATTTAAACCCTTTATGTGAACCAAGTGAGGTATCTTATACACTTGTTCCTACTATGGCCTACTTTGAGTTCTTGCCCCTCAACAAGATTGATGCAAATGCTGATTCAATTTCTGCCACAGAACAAGAACATTTAGTTGAACTTGTTGATGTTGAGTTGGGTCAAGAATATGAACTTGTGGTCACCACTTATGCAGGTAAAATATCAATTATCTTCGActtaaatatgaatttaatcCCTATAATTATTGGGGTTTTCATTTTAGTCATGGcatatgttttttcttaaattcaaacttgatatttttacgacgttttttgtttttgttttatggtACGGAATTGGAAATTGCGGATTAAAATACGTTCCCTACCATATCATTTGTACTTGCATGCTTTTACCGTACGAATTGTACTAATGGCTTTTCATCCcaggaattttatttttctttttgaaatgaCTATAACAGAAAGCTCAATATTTATTTgtagagtttaaaatatatttaagcatttgtttttctttataatgtagttatttattttattaattaacttCTAAACCCTAACAATTATGCAATGATCCATGATCCACACAAAACAGGACTTTATAGGTACAGAGTTGGTGACATACTCCGTGTAGCAGGATTCAAGAACAAGGCACCTCAATTCAACTTCATATGCCGAAAAAACGTAGTTTTAAGCATCGATTCAGATAAAACCGATGAAGTTGAGCTACAAACTGCAGTAAAGAATGGATCAAACCATCTTTCACACTATAATGTATCACTCACAGACTACACAAGTTGTGCCGACGCATCAACAATTCCAGGCCACTACATACTCTACTGGGAAATCATCTTCGACGAGCAAAATCCAATTCCAATACCTGATTCTGTTTTCGAGGAATGTTGTTTTGCGGTTGAAGATTCTCTCAACAGTGTGTATAGACAAGGAAGAGTGACAGAGTCAATTGGGCCATTGGAAATTAAGGTTGTTGAGAATGGAACATTTGATAAGGTTATGGATTTTGCTCTTAGTCAAGGTGCATCAATAAATCAATATAAGACACCTCGTTGTGTAAAATATGCTCCTATTATTGAGCTTCTTAACTCCAAGACAGTTTCTAGTTTCTTTAGTACAAAATGTCCACATTGGGTTCCTGGTCATAAGAAATGGTGCAGTTGACTGAAAATCAATGAAGCACGGATatggacaccggacacgacacagaCACACCGACActgttaataatttgaaaaaaattatataattccgTGTAATCATATGTGTTGGTGTCAGACACGTTTCGGTGTCCAACACCAAAACATGCATAATCCAAGGAGCgtctgtgcttcatagttgaaaataatactaatactGGTGTTGAACTATTAGTATGGTTTGGAGAAGAAATTACTTTTAACTGGGATTTGTGTGATGTTTAACTATTGAAAGGTTATTTAGAAACtttatataattattctatGATGAACAAGTGTGACAAGTCTTGTATCATGCAGAAGCTAGGTTTCGCAATTGGATCAATAAATTTCACGATTAAGTGAAATAAAATATGATGCGACTTTTTGatctaatgataaaaataaacttGTGCATGGTGCAAGACGGTTTTATTGGGGCAAGACAAAGTCATCATTCTGATGAAAGTAAGATGTTTGTTTACTAAGGACTACTATGCTACCAACAAATTACTTAACTTTTCAGATCAATTGCATTTGAACccttttattaatttgaattaatatatgtgatgttaatgttatttaactttttttttagaggaatgtTATTTAACTTGTAATGTAGTATATATTATTTAACTTCctctaattaaaaataaatctaatttgCCTAACATTTTgtctatcaacaaaaaaataataaaaaggaaatcaCCAAATGTAGAAATAATAACATCAAACTAACAAAGTTCATTTATGAAATgccaattaatcattttttgttgtaataataattaaaaaataaacaggGTCTAAACCAAATTAcaaatgcaaaattttattactGAAAAGTAATTTTGTATTACCCAAATAAAATGTAGCAAATGCTACTGAAACTCCACTTTGGCATTAGAAGAAGCCCAAGAAAATCCCATCATTTGTGACTTTATCTTTTGTCTCCTCAAAGTATCTCTTCTATTTGAATGTCCAGTGCACAATCTCATTTCTTCCAAACCCTTTCCATGCTTGAGAAGAAACTTAACTAATGTAACTTCATTTGCACAATCAAGAAAGCCTTTAATTTTCACCACTTTCAAGTGTTGTAGAAAAGATTTCAAACTTGGGATTTGAGATTCCCAATATTGCTCTTCTTCTGTGCTAGTCATGTCCCATAAGTCCCTATTCCATAGCTGAAAAAAGAtatgttaaaagaaattatataaaaaattcattaaatatttgTATAACGTATAATTATATAACTTACTTTTCTTTCAATCTTGTAATCGTTAATGATCTCCAGATTAAATGTGTGGAGGGTTGGACAACTTCTGAATAGGCATGCTAATGCTTGAACATTACTCTTGTTCAAACTAGTATGTAGCTCTAATGATTTAAGATTATAAAATGGCTGAATAATGAATTTATACTTCGATAGAATCTGCAGCGAAAAGGagaaacaaaaatgttaatatattttacCGTTAGAGAAACGAAAAAAGATGATAGTACAATAATAAAACAATGCTGTGACAACGATCAAGTGGTGACGACAATCGAGGCTGCATCAGCCACGCGATACCCTTTGACATCAAAGATCGCGATGCAAGCCTAATTTAATCCACAATACTTTATATACACGAGATGTACAAGTTTGAACATCAGATTTGGTATCTCTAATCTCAAAAAAACAATGCGAAACAACCAACAAATTACCATTGTGATAAAAAATTTTGTGGcaatagaaaaagaagaaagatcaTAGTACAACAATAAAACAATGTTGTGACAACGATCAAGGGGTGACCACAATCGAGGCTGCATCAACCACGTGATTCCCTTTAATATCAAAGATCGCGATGCAACCCTAATTTAATCCTTGATACTTTATATGCGTTGGACTTACAAGTTTGCAAATACCAAAAAATTACCATTGTGATGAAATATTTTGTGGACATTCAATAGaaatatttgtgtttttataaaataacatgCAACAatttatcaatcaatttaaacaTTGAAAACATTGAAACACATAAACATTACCTCAATAGTTTGGGTATTAAGAGTCAAGGAATGAGCATGAGACAATCCAGAGAAGAAGTTATTGGCACTTTCAAACCTACCCATATTAACCTTACCTTCCCTCAACATAAAGAAACCAATGGAAGCCTCATTCAACAAATTTGAATTCTCAAATACAGTAACATCAGTAACTGCATTAAATTTCCAAATCAAATTTTCAAGCTTTGGCACATTCAATCTCACCCAAGTGTTGTTGTCACAATAAgcatcaaaacaacttataactctcattctttcaatttttccaCCACAAATTTCCAAACCTTGTAGCTCATAGCATCTTTCCAAATTCAAATCTTCGAGAGCACGACAACCAATACGAAGATGTGTTAATCCGAAGCACATATCAAGGTGCAAATTTTTTAGACGAGGAAAAGATGATTCAGAGAATAGATCAGATAAAGAAGGCTGATTATATAAAATAACTAGAGATAATGACAATGTATGCAAAGATTGAAATCCGTTTCGCATAACCGATGATGGAGGCAAACGAAAACcagatttcaatttcaaaactcTTAATGATTCACTACCAATAACACATCtaggaaaattgaaaaaatccTCGGTATCTACTTCCGTGTGAACTTCAATATCAAGTTCTCTAACATTATGCCTAATGGCGCTACGAACCAAGTTATTTAAACGCGAAAAACTCAAAGATGCGCGAAAACAAAGGACCCTTATATCTTTATGTTTTACATCGCGAATAGAAAGAACTTGGGTGATGAAATCAAGTTTTGAAGAAGATAAAGGGTGTCTTGATATATCAATTTTCTTATGATTTTTGGTTGAAATAAGTGGAAATGGATCAAGAGTTGTGAAATCAAGATCAGGAAAAGATGTCCAAAGAAATTTCCATCTCTTTGAAAGAACACTCATTTGTGCAACACATTTAATAGGAAGTAAAAGAAGGATTTGATGAATAATATCATCAGGGAGATCACTAATTCGATCTATTAATGGTTTTGATTTGGCATTgttttcttgttcttgttctatttttttacgTTTTGCAGATCTTGTTTCCATTGCATGTAATTGCATCATATCCCTATGCCTTTTTTCTATTGTTATATTCATTCATGAAATGAAACAAGTCCTTTTGTTTGTGTGTTTCTACTTTAATTGTTGGAAATGTTGAACTATTCAAAAGTAAACATAGTTTGTTAGGAGAGTTTGTTTTAGATTCGGAAAACATGTTGTACAAGGAGTCACATAACAAATTGGCTATTTTATAGCACTCTAAAGACTCGGAAATAAATTTGAGGTTAAATTTTTAGGTACCTTAAGTATGATTGGGAGTACTAAAGGCAAAACTCATTCcaactttaattttatatttaaataaattaataaaagatatgATATGTTATTGGATGATCACTACTACATACACTATCAAAACTTCAAGAGTACTATTGTTTTCACCTACaccttattattaaaataaagcCAAAGTACCACcttgttgtttgatgtttataaCAAGTTaatcttttaagattttttggttacaaattgattttttatgttttatttgttaaaatattgGTCTTTTAAGGTATAGAATATTTACACTGTTACTcatattttcaatcaacttcgtaaaaaattgtttatagaCCATTAAATATTGAGGTGGTATAGGTCCAAAAGTGCTTATGATATCAACTcatattttcaatcaacttcaTAAAAACTGTTTATAGACCATTTAATATTGAGGTGGTATAGGTCCAAAAGTGTTTATGACATCAAATATGATCACTGATAAAGATAAATTCACTCTGATTTGTAAGGCCAGAGGAAAACctctaaataattaaagagaagGGAGATAGACttaattttattgatgattGAAATAGAGAAAGTACGAGATCTTATATAGGCAAAGTTATTCTAGATTATTCCTAGTCCATTCATAATAAACTAGTGAGTCATCAATCTTCCAGAACTAATGAGTCATTATTTAATGGCAACATCGTACATTTCACCTCTAAGGTTTATTGATGATTCTTTGTGTTGAACCATTACTCTCTCTAGCCTCGCAATAGTTGCGTCCTTTCTCATAACTATACCCATCAAAACAACCTTGTCCCATGGTTGTAAAAGCTGCACCATTGAGGTCCCCTCGCTCAAAGAGGGCACAAGGAATTGTaaatgttgtgaattcgttgagaaaaccacaccaataaaaacttgatgcgtggagcaaattaataccaagtaatcaaatcaagcgggtagcaaataatccaaacaaaaacagcaagagataaaagaaagagagagagagagagaaagaacacaagatatttgtttatccagttcggtctaatgatgacctagtctgggggagagagcagctctccgttccactataatgatatgagtttctttacaaagagatattgagttccaagaatcagtcttcaaacctaattctacgcaagtcccagcctcttcccgtgaccaagagactcaatcctaatagtgctttgttcaaggtgaatcaaaacaatcccaaccctagtgttgtTGCCAAGAAAAATtttctataaaccctagtttgtatgttggtttctaaaccctgtttttctacacactttatcatctgatacaaggcttatatttatagtggaaagtaaacccttaaaaaactgaaacaaatctaactGAAAATACGTTTTAAAAATATCTTCTGCGATGCCATCGTGGCACGAAATTTCCAGTAGCTCCCTCAGAATCttgcttcaacaatcgtggcgtgatgcttctccatcgtggcacgattctccagatttctgattttaagttaactcttaCAGTAAACTTATCACAAAAGGATGTTAGTTTCACCTCAGTTAACACATGTCAGCTTGTGCCACTAACATCAAGAGGTTCACTCACTTGTTATGCAGTAAACACAATTGGAGTTAATAGTAACCAAAACTTGAATAGAAACGGAGAATCAATCCAAGTATCACTAGCGAGGTAATAGTAAtttgatgagaatttgaatatCGTGTCAATTGAGCAATTTGAAGAAgaatattttagggttaattactTTCTTTGccttgttgaccaagttgttGTATCTCTTAATATGAGATTTGAACAATTCCAACAATATGAAgctgtttttggttttttgttacTTCTGACAAGTTAAATTCATTGGATCATGCGACTTTGTAGTCTTGTTTTAGTAATTTTGAACATGCATTGAAACGTAACGAGAAATCTGATATTGATGGGAGAGAACTATATGTAGTGttaaagttaataaaagatGTCTTGCCTGATGAAGAAATGGGACCTATAAATATTTTAGGAATTTTGAAAGACATTAATTTTTTTCGTAATACAATTGTtgcatataaaattttattggcTATTCCCGTGACAATTGCCTCCACAGAaagaagtttttcaaaattgaaGTTGTTGAAGTCTTACATGTGGTCTACATTGCTACAAGAAAGACTTAACTAAGCATTGATAGCAATTGAGAATGctatgttaaaaaatatacaatacTAATTTGCTTCACAAAATGTTAGAAACAAGACTCATTTTCAATAGTCAAAATATAGGTATTAACTTGaacttgtatttttatattatttattagaatatgaATGTTTTTATGTCTGTtacaataatgtttttttaaggaagttacaatgatgattatttttcaaatttacaaatattgtttttaatttaaatagaaGATTACTCTTctgagaaaaaaagaaagttacactttaaaaaaatgaatttttattttattacgaatctatttttattttatttatttaactttcgcaccggtttctgATCCACCAATGGTGGAggactaatccggctcatgcctagaagcatgcgcactggccaagtgtTGATTCCCCTGAAAATCAAACTGGATATTCTCCGGATACGTCCTTGAAAGAAGCTCCTTGTcactggagcccaaacaacttggttacgAGTCTATTTTTAGAACGACCATGGTCGTGGGCAAACAAAGGTCATACATTATGATTTCAAAGCACCAAGTGGATAATGCAATTAAATGATCGAATAGTCCAACCAACTACTTTATGAAAAAGTAGTAACCGACACTCACATGGAAAAGTGGTCCAATTGCAATTGAAGGATTAACTGACAAAGACAAGAATCAGCAAGTCACACAAACCCTATACAATTCCAATTGTCATTTGAAGGAGTCACACTCAATTAAagaacttattttaatttcattcatgATAATTAGATGTCCTAGTATGGAAAAGAAGACCCTGATTTACcgtcaaatataaaaataaaaataaatagacacGTGATTTAATAATAGCAGCCCAAAAGTATAATACTATTTGTGTAGAACTCATTTATCATGAATACCAACGTATCAAGAAAAGAGGGTATTTTTTGtcacattatttattattcaaattatacaattaaacaaaaaaaattataataatgttgtatttttgatgtcattgaaaaaaaaattttttttattatattgttggtataacttaaaaaaatatctatatgtatgattttaatcaaaattaaattaatttcataaaaaatattgttcataatttatctaagttaacgcaataaaaataattctaactaTTTTTTACTAGGCAACTAATTATTAAAGTTTTCCAAATCTTTTTTATACGAAGAAATATCACACGTGAATAAAACCAAACTTAAAATTTCACTAGGGACATTGAAGATATTTCTCAAGATGATTTgtacaaaatcatcatcataaggAAATTGTGTATATTGGTTGGAAAAGATCGTTGGATGATTAGGTGAAACTTAATTGTGATGGAGCATCCAAAGGTAATGGTGAGTTGGCAGGTTGTGGCGGGCTCCTCCGACAATCTGATGGCAGGTGGATCAAGGGTTTTAGCCACAAAATTAGAGCTTGTCATGCTCTGTATGATGAGATGTGGGTCTTTATCTGGGGCTAGATATGGCTTGGAGAGAGGGTACGTATATCTCACTTGATTGTTAAGAGTGACTCAAATGTACTTATTGATATGGTTACTAACAATTGTAAGATTAATAGAAACCATTTCTTCTTTGGTTCATCGAATTCAAGAGATCCTTCGACGAGAATGGCATACTCAAGTTATTCACACTAGGCGTGAAAGCAACAAATGTGTTGATTGGCTAGCAAATTTTAGCTTATCTTTGAATTCTTGGAATCTAGTAGTTTTGGAGTCTCCTCCTAATGAGCTTCAACTGCCACTGTTTGATGATATTTCTGGAGCGTGCATGCCTAGGAATATGTGAGTAGctccttcatatttttgtcccttcttTTGGGCCTTTggccctcttttgtaccaaaaaaaaaaaacaaactttaaatccaaccattcattttattttatcttattttagtAGTGGGTTCAATCTATGTTATTTAAGGGCACTTTGGAAAGTTTCCATTTCCACACAAATATACATCAAGCTAGTGAAA harbors:
- the LOC25492056 gene encoding indole-3-acetic acid-amido synthetase GH3.6, whose protein sequence is MPEAPKQNQSSKKTIENDDAISNTITNNNKKALKYIEDVTMNANEIQERVLAEILSSSALVEYLQRHGLNGRRDRKTFKKVVPVVTYEDLKVDIDRIANGDASPILCSKPISEFLTSSGTSGGERKLMPTIEEDLERRSLLYSLLMPVMDQYVPNLDKGKGMYFLFTKSEAKTPAGLLARPVLTSYYKSSHFIKNKTHEITSPIETILCLDFYQSMYSQILCGLYQNEQVLRVGAVFASGFIRAIKFLEKHWVGLCNDIKTGTMNDEITDQGVRESVMKILKPNPKLADFVELECKKKSWKGIITRLWPNSKYVDVIVTGTMSQYIPILDYYSNGLPLVCTMYASSECYFGLNLNPLCEPSEVSYTLVPTMAYFEFLPLNKIDANADSISATEQEHLVELVDVELGQEYELVVTTYAGLYRYRVGDILRVAGFKNKAPQFNFICRKNVVLSIDSDKTDEVELQTAVKNGSNHLSHYNVSLTDYTSCADASTIPGHYILYWEIIFDEQNPIPIPDSVFEECCFAVEDSLNSVYRQGRVTESIGPLEIKVVENGTFDKVMDFALSQGASINQYKTPRCVKYAPIIELLNSKTVSSFFSTKCPHWVPGHKKWCS
- the LOC25492055 gene encoding putative F-box/FBD/LRR-repeat protein At4g03220, translating into METRSAKRKKIEQEQENNAKSKPLIDRISDLPDDIIHQILLLLPIKCVAQMSVLSKRWKFLWTSFPDLDFTTLDPFPLISTKNHKKIDISRHPLSSSKLDFITQVLSIRDVKHKDIRVLCFRASLSFSRLNNLVRSAIRHNVRELDIEVHTEVDTEDFFNFPRCVIGSESLRVLKLKSGFRLPPSSVMRNGFQSLHTLSLSLVILYNQPSLSDLFSESSFPRLKNLHLDMCFGLTHLRIGCRALEDLNLERCYELQGLEICGGKIERMRVISCFDAYCDNNTWVRLNVPKLENLIWKFNAVTDVTVFENSNLLNEASIGFFMLREGKVNMGRFESANNFFSGLSHAHSLTLNTQTIEILSKYKFIIQPFYNLKSLELHTSLNKSNVQALACLFRSCPTLHTFNLEIINDYKIERKLWNRDLWDMTSTEEEQYWESQIPSLKSFLQHLKVVKIKGFLDCANEVTLVKFLLKHGKGLEEMRLCTGHSNRRDTLRRQKIKSQMMGFSWASSNAKVEFQ